From a region of the Thermosipho melanesiensis BI429 genome:
- a CDS encoding methyl-accepting chemotaxis protein, with translation MKLQIKLILILVIVAVIATVASISVSLYLSFGHFSQMASTINELVLTSISKDIQAILSNIIESIYKYATGGSLAPYLMNATSELGKKQLAWGIRNARNALKKDGFLWTYLVLENGQIFDETGELSIEFPDKLDVLVHQIFDKEKEYDIYIPYIYEGTSTIAVVVPVKDFSENVTAVLIGLYPQAVLQDSVENAKIGENGIISILYDTIVIAHPDKTKVNKLDVAKEKELETLNSALSKDKGTVIFKYNGMKKFASFVKIDDLPLKVMATINYDEVIKEAKKIVNLGILTGVIVAIVAGIIAYFVSKSISRPIIEISEIAKRVAEKDLTVEIEEKEGKDEISQLTNAFKILVDNFKQTVGEVMKLNSQVYSVSQLLDDMVEEAEKAAKDAEETVNKATYEIQEVVSATEEANSGMEEIASGAQNIANYSENLARKAEEMREKATDSTGRVKELKGVIMEVDEKMKETEKSVREMEESSTKIEEIVETISSIAEQTNLLALNAAIEAARAGEAGRGFAVVADEIRKLAEESKSQTQKIAEVLNAIKNQAVNVAKYTEEVGEKIEESVGSSEKVSEAIRELLERIEDIYGMTNDLAATSEEQSGASEEVSAAIDRVTKTLMEVEEEVKQMAGQVEKQAKQAAEVKTYSDDLNDAVSSLNEYLAKFKL, from the coding sequence ATGAAGTTACAGATAAAATTGATATTAATTCTTGTAATAGTAGCGGTAATAGCAACGGTTGCGAGTATATCTGTTTCATTGTATCTTTCATTTGGTCATTTTTCACAAATGGCAAGCACTATTAACGAACTTGTTCTTACTTCCATATCAAAAGACATACAAGCTATTCTTAGCAATATTATTGAGTCCATTTACAAATATGCAACGGGGGGTTCTCTTGCTCCATACCTTATGAATGCAACTAGTGAACTTGGAAAAAAACAACTTGCTTGGGGTATTCGTAATGCTCGTAATGCTTTGAAAAAGGATGGCTTTCTTTGGACTTATCTTGTTTTAGAAAATGGTCAAATATTTGATGAAACCGGTGAATTAAGTATTGAATTTCCAGACAAACTTGACGTATTGGTTCATCAAATATTCGATAAAGAAAAAGAATATGACATATACATACCATATATCTATGAAGGTACAAGCACAATAGCGGTAGTAGTGCCGGTAAAGGATTTCAGTGAGAATGTAACAGCAGTACTTATTGGGTTATATCCACAAGCAGTATTACAAGATTCGGTAGAGAATGCAAAGATAGGAGAGAATGGGATAATAAGCATACTATATGATACCATAGTGATAGCCCATCCAGATAAAACAAAGGTAAACAAATTAGACGTAGCAAAAGAAAAAGAACTTGAAACATTAAACTCTGCGCTATCAAAAGACAAAGGGACGGTAATATTCAAATACAATGGAATGAAAAAATTTGCAAGTTTTGTAAAAATAGACGACTTACCATTAAAAGTAATGGCAACAATAAATTATGATGAAGTGATAAAAGAGGCGAAAAAGATAGTAAACTTAGGGATATTAACGGGGGTAATAGTAGCAATAGTAGCGGGAATAATAGCATACTTTGTATCAAAATCAATAAGTAGACCAATAATAGAGATAAGTGAAATAGCCAAGAGAGTAGCGGAAAAAGACCTAACAGTAGAGATAGAAGAAAAAGAAGGCAAAGATGAGATAAGCCAACTAACAAATGCGTTTAAGATATTGGTAGATAACTTCAAACAAACAGTAGGAGAAGTAATGAAACTAAACTCACAAGTATACTCCGTTTCACAGTTATTAGATGACATGGTGGAAGAAGCGGAAAAAGCGGCGAAAGACGCAGAAGAAACGGTAAACAAAGCGACATATGAGATACAAGAAGTAGTATCAGCCACAGAAGAAGCAAACAGTGGAATGGAAGAGATAGCATCAGGGGCGCAAAACATAGCAAATTACTCAGAAAACCTAGCAAGGAAAGCGGAAGAGATGAGAGAAAAAGCGACAGATTCAACGGGAAGGGTAAAAGAGTTGAAGGGAGTAATAATGGAAGTAGACGAAAAGATGAAAGAGACGGAAAAATCAGTAAGGGAGATGGAAGAATCATCGACAAAGATAGAAGAAATAGTAGAAACGATATCAAGTATAGCGGAACAAACAAACTTACTAGCACTAAATGCAGCGATAGAAGCGGCAAGGGCCGGAGAAGCAGGAAGGGGATTTGCGGTAGTAGCAGATGAGATAAGGAAATTAGCAGAAGAAAGTAAGAGCCAGACACAAAAGATAGCAGAAGTATTAAATGCGATAAAGAATCAAGCGGTAAACGTAGCAAAATACACAGAAGAAGTGGGAGAAAAGATAGAAGAATCCGTAGGGTCATCAGAGAAAGTAAGTGAAGCAATAAGAGAGTTACTAGAAAGGATAGAAGATATATACGGAATGACAAATGACTTAGCAGCGACATCGGAAGAACAGAGTGGAGCATCAGAAGAGGTAAGCGCAGCGATAGATAGGGTAACAAAGACATTGATGGAAGTAGAAGAAGAAGTAAAACAAATGGCAGGACAAGTGGAAAAACAAGCAAAACAGGCTGCAGAGGTAAAAACATATTCGGATGACTTAAATGATGCTGTCTCTTCATTGAACGAATATTTGGCTAAGTTTAAATTGTAA
- a CDS encoding metallophosphoesterase family protein yields MVLVFSDIHGCYFEFEKVLSYFQKENKRYIFLGDYIDRGSYSKEVVEKVLELSPKVCLLGNHEDMMLRYLKFGHKSWLFPTNGGNSTIESFGGVENINTYLSFFEQLRFLHVEEFFGVKFLFSHANVLPDFPIEKATNYEGSYSEFLNDIGMDLSISNIWLREVYPLKGYVLIHGHTPTFNKKVGLYKVNDRIVDINIDTGCVYGGNLTALCFPENEKELSVCGGILVVNDKLETEVIGFESF; encoded by the coding sequence GTGGTATTGGTATTTAGCGATATACATGGATGTTATTTTGAGTTTGAAAAGGTATTATCATATTTTCAGAAAGAAAATAAAAGGTATATATTCCTTGGTGATTATATAGACAGGGGGAGTTATTCGAAAGAGGTTGTAGAAAAAGTGTTAGAATTATCGCCAAAAGTTTGTCTTTTGGGAAATCATGAAGATATGATGTTGAGATACTTAAAGTTTGGTCATAAAAGCTGGCTTTTTCCAACTAATGGTGGAAATAGTACCATTGAATCTTTTGGGGGAGTTGAAAATATAAATACGTATTTATCTTTTTTTGAGCAGTTGAGATTTTTACATGTAGAAGAATTTTTTGGAGTAAAGTTTCTATTTTCACACGCTAATGTATTACCAGATTTTCCGATAGAAAAAGCGACAAACTATGAGGGAAGTTATAGTGAATTTTTAAACGATATAGGTATGGATTTATCGATTAGTAATATTTGGTTAAGGGAAGTATATCCTTTAAAAGGTTATGTGTTAATTCATGGACATACACCAACGTTTAATAAAAAAGTTGGGTTGTACAAGGTAAATGATAGAATTGTTGATATAAACATAGATACAGGATGTGTTTATGGAGGCAATTTAACGGCATTGTGTTTTCCGGAAAATGAGAAAGAATTATCGGTCTGTGGAGGAATTTTGGTAGTAAATGATAAACTTGAAACTGAAGTGATTGGTTTTGAAAGTTTTTAG
- a CDS encoding DUF7010 family protein — translation MDLSMLKKELSVKCKNGVAFLLSASVVWGIMLLIVLSNFEINTKNSLILWSTALLFPLAMVFSKIFKAQWKIDDNPLSILGFYLNIAQLIYYPIVVWALIKRPEEMIIFLGIITSAHLFPYGWYYSTKIYMVMSVFMSVTILFVALRLTLKTLWIIPTLMIVFLILLVILLYKDYKRKEKS, via the coding sequence ATGGACTTAAGCATGTTAAAAAAAGAGCTATCTGTAAAATGTAAAAATGGAGTGGCATTTTTGTTGTCAGCTTCAGTAGTATGGGGAATTATGCTTCTTATAGTACTTTCTAACTTTGAAATTAACACAAAAAATTCTTTAATCTTATGGTCAACAGCGTTATTGTTCCCACTTGCAATGGTTTTTTCAAAGATTTTTAAAGCACAATGGAAAATTGATGATAACCCTCTTTCTATTTTGGGATTTTATTTGAATATAGCACAGCTTATTTATTATCCAATAGTAGTTTGGGCTCTTATAAAAAGACCTGAAGAAATGATAATTTTCCTTGGAATAATAACAAGTGCCCACCTTTTCCCATATGGTTGGTATTACAGTACAAAAATTTATATGGTAATGTCTGTTTTTATGTCTGTAACAATTCTCTTTGTAGCTCTTAGATTAACTTTAAAAACTTTATGGATTATTCCAACATTGATGATAGTTTTTCTAATTTTGCTGGTTATTCTTTTGTATAAAGATTACAAAAGAAAAGAAAAAAGTTGA